The DNA segment AAGAAAGAAGAGAAAAAAGCAGCACCGAAAGCTAAAAAAGCAGCGGCAGTTTCTGAAGAAGCTCCTGTAGCTAAAAAAACAACGAAAAAATCAGACAGCGAAACTGCTGAATAATTTTAACCAAAAAACCTTAAAATAAAATGGCACATAAGAAAGGAGTTGGTAGTTCCAAAAATGGTAGAGAATCGCATTCTAAGAGATTAGGTGTTAAGATTTTCGGAGGACAAGACGCTATCGCCGGTAACATCATCGTGAGACAAAGAGGGACAACACATCATCCTGGTGAAAACGTAGGAATGGGTAAAGACCACACATTGCACGCTTTGATCGACGGAAAAGTAGTTTTCAGAAAAAAACAAAACGACAGATCGTTTGTATCTATTGAACCGAACGCATAATTTAAAAAGCGTTTTTGATAAATAAAAAAGTCCCAATCATTCGATTGGGACTTTTTGTGGTTTTATTTGTAATCTTTTATCCTCTATTAAGAAACGCATCCCAGCCCTGGGCATTCAGAGCGATCAATTCCCCGCTTCCTCGTGCAACTAAATAATTCCCCTGTTGCAAATCAACAGCGTGACCAATAATAGTGAAGTCAGGATGGTTTTTAATTTTCTCGAAGTCAGTCGGTGAAATAGTGAAAAGCAGTTCGTAATCTTCGCCTCCATTTAATGCACACATCACAGGATTTAAATTAAATTCTTCTGCCGTACTTATGGTTAAAGAATCCATTGGGATTTTTTCTTCATAAATTCGGAAACCAACTTTACTTTGATCAGACAGATGAAGTGTTTCCGAAGATAATCCATCAGATACATCGATCATAGAGGTTGGTTGAATATCTAATACTTTTAAAATTGCTTTTATATCGGTTCTCGCCTCTGGTTTCAGCTGTCGTTCTAAGATATAATCGAAACCTTCCATTTCAGGCTGCATATTAGGATTGGCTAAAAATACCGAATGTTCTCTCTCCAAAATTTGCAGACCCATATAAGCGCCACCCAGATCTCCGGTTACTACCAAAAGATCATTTTGTTTTGCGCCACTCCTGGCAACAATATTCCCGGATTCTTCTAGTCCAATAGCCGTAATGGTAATCACTAAGCCAGAGTTAGAACTGGTCGTGTCTCCACCAACTAAATCAACTTTATAGTGTTTGCATGCTAAGGATATTCCTACATAAATCTCTTCAAGTGCTTCAACGGGAAAACGATTAGAGGCAGCAATCGCAACTAAGATCTGTGTTGGTTTTGCATTCATCGCTGCAACATCGCTGAGATTTACAGCTACCGCCTTATAACCAAGGTGCTTTAAAGGAACATATCCCAAATTGAAGTGAACGCCTTCTGCTAAGACATCGGTGGTTATGACTACTTTTTGACCTTCAGGATTAATGACCGCACAGTCATCACCAATTGAAATTTCGGTAGAAGAATTTTCAAAACTAAAGTTTTCGGTAAGGTGTTTAATTAACCCAAATTCGCCATATACGGAAATTGGGGTTAACTCGGGATTTTTATCTTCTAACATAATTTTTATTTAATGAATAAGGGAAATTGGATTACTGTTCAGTAGGCTTTTCATCTTTATCCTTCTTCCAGGTGAAGGTGTTGTGCTTATGGAAGGCTTCAATATTTTCAGCTTTAAAAGGTAAATCTTTAAGATCTTGTCTGGTTAGAGTTTTTACATTCTCGCTTTTAAATTCGTTCAACACTTCCAGGACATCATCAGGTGGAGTGGTAGATTTTCTTAACATTGTGTCAATCCAAACACCAGTTGCTTCTGCAGTTGCACAATGTGTTCCGTCCGGGAGATAGAATTTATGCACGAATTGGTAAATGCTCGCATCTTCGGACATCCCTGAAATTTGTGCAGTAACAAAAACGGTCTGATCTGCGTAGATTTCTTTGAAAAATGAATACCTTTCATGCAGGACTACGGGACCGATCCCCCAATAGCTTAATTCCTTAAGTCCCATTTTATGGGTTTTCATGAATGCCATTCTCGTTTGAGCGCAATATTCTACATAAGACGAATTAGCCAAGTGACGGTTTGCATCAATATCGCTCCATCGTACCTCGAATTTGTAATGATAATCTGACATTTTTATGATTTTTAGGACGCCAATTTCCGCCTTCACTCTCCATCTTTTTTGGCACGCTTAGGCCAATACAAAAAAAAAGATTTCCGTTCAAGTCGGGGCGCAAGTTTTACTTCAGTTGAAGTATTATTAATAATTTTCAAAATTAAGCATTAATCATGGGTTAGAAAAATGGTATTTTTGCAAATCAGCTAGAGGAAATTCTAAGGAGATTTTTACTATTTAAATTGATGATTCAGTAATTACGTTATGACAAAAAGAAAGATTATCATTATCGGCGGCGGTGCAGCAGGCTTTTTCTGCGCAGCTAACCTGGATGAAACCAAATTTGATGTAATTATTTTAGAACAAAATTCGGATGTTTTGCAGAAGGTAAAAATTTCGGGAGGAGGCAGATGTAATGTTTCTCACGGATGTTTTGATCCAAAAGAACTCGTACAGTTTTATCCAAGAGGGAATAAGGAACTACTAAGTGTATTTCACAAATTTCAACCGGGCGATATGATGGAATGGCTGGATCAACGAAAGGTCTCTTTACAGATCGAAGCGGATAATCGCATATTCCCTGAAAGCAATTCCTCGCAAACGATTATTAATTCTTTTGTTTCCGAGGTTGAAAACAAGACTTTTGAAGTTAAAACGAAATCAGTCGTTTTAGATATTCAACGTGATGAAGATCAATACATCATCATGAGTAATACAGAGACTTACCGTGCGGATTTCGTAGTTTACACGACTGGGAGTTCCCCAAAATCACTCAATCTCATCCAAAAGCTTGGTCATTCCATTGTTAGTTTGGTACCTTCTTTATTCACATTTAATATCAAAAATGAAACTTTAAAAGACTTGATGGGAACCAGTTTCCCAAGTGCGGAGGTATTCATTCCTCAACTAAAAATGGATGAATCCGGACCGATGCTCATTACCCATTGGGGTTTATCTGGTCCGGCGATTTTAAAACTTTCAGCTTGGAAAGCACGGGAGTTGGCGGAACTTAAATACCAGTTTCAAATTGTTATTAATTTTTTAGGAATAGATGTAGAACGGGCGGTAGAGCTGTTTGTTAATTTTCGGAAAGATAATCCTAAAAAGACGATTGGTAAAGCTAAAATATTTGACGTGACGAATAGATTCTGGCACAGAATTCTTTGGTTATCCAAAGTAGATCTAGATAAAAACATCTCCAATATTTCTACGGTAGAACTTCACAGAATTGTAGGATTTCTGTGTTCGAACAAAATGCAAGTAAGCGGAAAATCTACGTACAAGGATGAATTTGTAACTGCTGGTGGGGTAAAATTGAAAGAAATAGATTTCAAAACAATGCAATCGAAAATTTTACCGAATTTTTACCTTGCTGGTGAAGTTTTAAATATTGATGCAGTTACAGGCGGTTTCAACTTTCAGGCTTGCTGGAGTGAAGCCTGGCTGATTGCTGAGGATTTAAATAGCAAGATGTTTTAAGTTTACTAAAACTATATTTTCAGTAAACAATTAATTTATTAAATTTGAACAAATATAAAAATAATGAAAAAAATATATCTGATTCTCATAGTACTTCTTTTTTTAACTTCTTGTCAGACCCGAGTAGTAAGTATACAGAAACCTATTCAGAATAATTCAATTGAATTGTACCAAAAATATACGATCCAAACAAATGATGCAAAAATAGTGAAGGTAGAAGTTCTAAGACAAGATAATGAAGCTATTTATGGGAAACTAAAAAGTGGGGAAGAAGTAATTATTAAGAAAAGTGATATCCGTGAAGCGAAAAAATTAGATTTGCTTTCATCTATCGCTCTTGCGCTGGCTGCTCTTGCAGCTGTAATTTTTGTCCCTATTTAATTTTATATTCCTTAATAAAACAAAGGAGCATTCCAAAATAGGTTTGCTCCTTTTTTATATAGTATTATTTGTAGTCTATTTAAAAAGTCTTCCTACAATATTTCCGATTTCTATAAAATCGCTGGCATTCCCAATATCTCTGGTATCTTTTGTATAATCTACTTCATTTCGATTGCTGGGAAATATCAGAAGGAAATTCTTTTCACGAAGATGCTGATTCAGTAGGTTAGGAATTTGTTGCATTTGA comes from the Chryseobacterium sp. SNU WT5 genome and includes:
- the thiL gene encoding thiamine-phosphate kinase; amino-acid sequence: MLEDKNPELTPISVYGEFGLIKHLTENFSFENSSTEISIGDDCAVINPEGQKVVITTDVLAEGVHFNLGYVPLKHLGYKAVAVNLSDVAAMNAKPTQILVAIAASNRFPVEALEEIYVGISLACKHYKVDLVGGDTTSSNSGLVITITAIGLEESGNIVARSGAKQNDLLVVTGDLGGAYMGLQILEREHSVFLANPNMQPEMEGFDYILERQLKPEARTDIKAILKVLDIQPTSMIDVSDGLSSETLHLSDQSKVGFRIYEEKIPMDSLTISTAEEFNLNPVMCALNGGEDYELLFTISPTDFEKIKNHPDFTIIGHAVDLQQGNYLVARGSGELIALNAQGWDAFLNRG
- the rpmA gene encoding 50S ribosomal protein L27: MAHKKGVGSSKNGRESHSKRLGVKIFGGQDAIAGNIIVRQRGTTHHPGENVGMGKDHTLHALIDGKVVFRKKQNDRSFVSIEPNA
- a CDS encoding acyl-CoA thioesterase yields the protein MSDYHYKFEVRWSDIDANRHLANSSYVEYCAQTRMAFMKTHKMGLKELSYWGIGPVVLHERYSFFKEIYADQTVFVTAQISGMSEDASIYQFVHKFYLPDGTHCATAEATGVWIDTMLRKSTTPPDDVLEVLNEFKSENVKTLTRQDLKDLPFKAENIEAFHKHNTFTWKKDKDEKPTEQ
- a CDS encoding bacteriophage spanin2 family protein, with product MKKIYLILIVLLFLTSCQTRVVSIQKPIQNNSIELYQKYTIQTNDAKIVKVEVLRQDNEAIYGKLKSGEEVIIKKSDIREAKKLDLLSSIALALAALAAVIFVPI
- a CDS encoding aminoacetone oxidase family FAD-binding enzyme, with the protein product MTKRKIIIIGGGAAGFFCAANLDETKFDVIILEQNSDVLQKVKISGGGRCNVSHGCFDPKELVQFYPRGNKELLSVFHKFQPGDMMEWLDQRKVSLQIEADNRIFPESNSSQTIINSFVSEVENKTFEVKTKSVVLDIQRDEDQYIIMSNTETYRADFVVYTTGSSPKSLNLIQKLGHSIVSLVPSLFTFNIKNETLKDLMGTSFPSAEVFIPQLKMDESGPMLITHWGLSGPAILKLSAWKARELAELKYQFQIVINFLGIDVERAVELFVNFRKDNPKKTIGKAKIFDVTNRFWHRILWLSKVDLDKNISNISTVELHRIVGFLCSNKMQVSGKSTYKDEFVTAGGVKLKEIDFKTMQSKILPNFYLAGEVLNIDAVTGGFNFQACWSEAWLIAEDLNSKMF